From a single Bacteroidia bacterium genomic region:
- the ygiD gene encoding 4,5-DOPA dioxygenase extradiol — protein MKRRVVLPSIAAILAAPWTMNLSDLKNITDGFAPGPRMPVIFVGHGSPMNALEDNAFTRGWKEVAKKLPVPKAILCVSAHWLTQGTKVTAMAAPPTIHDFGGFPQELFDVQYPAPGSPEFALEAQKLATKTHIELDHKWGLDHGTWSVLKVMYPEARIPVFQLSLDYYQPGMYHYELARELKSLREKGVLIVGSGNIVHNLRMINFRNPNQSFDWAAEFDAKSKQLIETRDIKALADYQKLGQAAALSIPTPDHYFPLIYALGVTEEKEEIHFFNEHLVMGSISMRSLVVG, from the coding sequence ATGAAACGACGTGTTGTATTACCATCAATTGCAGCGATTTTGGCTGCGCCCTGGACGATGAATCTTTCAGATTTAAAAAATATTACTGATGGCTTTGCTCCCGGCCCCAGGATGCCGGTGATTTTTGTGGGTCATGGTTCTCCGATGAATGCACTGGAAGATAATGCATTTACCCGCGGATGGAAAGAGGTTGCGAAGAAGCTGCCTGTACCCAAAGCCATTCTTTGTGTATCTGCCCATTGGCTGACTCAGGGAACGAAGGTAACGGCTATGGCGGCTCCGCCTACGATTCACGACTTTGGCGGGTTTCCGCAGGAATTGTTTGATGTGCAGTACCCGGCGCCCGGCTCTCCCGAATTTGCGCTCGAAGCACAAAAACTCGCCACCAAAACCCATATCGAACTTGACCATAAATGGGGGCTCGATCACGGCACATGGTCAGTGCTGAAGGTGATGTATCCGGAAGCCCGGATACCCGTTTTTCAGCTCAGTCTGGACTATTACCAGCCGGGCATGTATCACTACGAACTGGCCCGCGAGCTGAAATCCCTTCGCGAAAAAGGTGTACTGATCGTCGGCAGCGGCAATATCGTGCACAACCTCCGGATGATCAATTTCCGCAATCCCAATCAGTCATTTGACTGGGCAGCAGAGTTTGATGCCAAATCCAAACAATTGATAGAAACCCGCGACATCAAAGCGCTGGCCGACTACCAGAAGTTGGGGCAGGCAGCGGCATTGTCCATTCCGACACCTGATCATTATTTTCCTTTGATTTATGCTTTGGGCGTCACGGAGGAGAAAGAAGAAATCCATTTCTTCAACGAACATCTGGTAATGGGCTCGATTTCTATGCGTTCGCTGGTGGTGGGGTGA
- a CDS encoding T9SS type A sorting domain-containing protein: MKNLILSSICVAGLIFLCFPVFSQAPQGQLFIHTAQNLLESDGELGYINYPEATYYKLDSVNVRDFEIEGSSLLSIGKNLYRYDLATGQKTDSLPGIFGSRVEIWNDRLVTMHDSVPYLRVYRSDFSLDFVVDTPVMRPYAIDLLVAGNKAFITYGDSIQVIDLQTKSAIPYFHNTPVPVAAGIYSYIYQANGKIYANFDWATALPRVTVVEIDTLVDSVRFVAMGIFGSSYFNPVPADQKIYMGWFLGYYDFVQDTFLTNDTLNMFAVAWDELTESLFTMNIDFGIPVVEVSYLQNDTFSTPVSVPGYINLARLRSGYRTPVEDLWGNGLDIKIYPNPTSGQLFLSLDHLPGQEVEITMFTSLGQKLFSKPWTSGETIDLTGYTEGYYLLSIRLGEMYFSRKIQIQR, encoded by the coding sequence ATGAAAAATCTAATACTATCTTCAATCTGTGTGGCAGGACTGATTTTCTTATGCTTTCCTGTTTTTTCACAAGCGCCTCAGGGGCAATTATTCATTCATACTGCCCAAAACCTTCTTGAGTCGGATGGCGAACTGGGGTATATCAATTATCCCGAAGCAACCTACTACAAACTGGACTCGGTAAACGTGAGAGATTTCGAAATCGAGGGAAGCAGTCTTCTCTCCATCGGAAAGAATCTGTACCGTTATGATCTTGCTACCGGGCAGAAAACCGACAGTCTGCCGGGTATATTTGGTAGCCGCGTGGAAATATGGAATGACCGCCTGGTTACGATGCACGACTCTGTGCCGTATTTGCGGGTGTACCGGTCAGACTTTTCGCTGGATTTTGTGGTTGACACACCGGTTATGCGGCCTTATGCTATCGACTTGCTGGTCGCGGGAAATAAAGCCTTTATCACCTATGGAGACAGTATTCAGGTGATTGATTTGCAGACAAAATCTGCAATCCCGTATTTTCACAACACGCCTGTCCCTGTGGCAGCAGGAATTTATAGTTATATCTATCAGGCAAACGGAAAAATTTACGCCAATTTTGACTGGGCTACGGCCCTGCCCAGGGTAACGGTTGTGGAAATCGATACGTTGGTGGACTCCGTCCGGTTTGTTGCGATGGGTATATTTGGTTCCTCTTACTTCAATCCTGTCCCTGCCGATCAGAAAATATATATGGGTTGGTTTCTGGGATACTATGATTTTGTACAAGACACTTTTCTGACCAATGATACCCTGAATATGTTTGCCGTTGCCTGGGACGAACTTACCGAGTCTTTATTTACGATGAATATTGACTTTGGCATACCTGTCGTAGAGGTATCTTATCTGCAAAATGATACTTTCTCGACACCGGTTTCTGTACCCGGCTATATAAATCTCGCCAGACTCCGGAGTGGATACCGCACACCTGTTGAGGATTTGTGGGGGAATGGTTTGGACATTAAAATATACCCAAATCCCACTTCCGGACAATTGTTTTTGTCTTTGGACCATTTGCCCGGGCAAGAAGTCGAAATCACCATGTTTACTTCTCTGGGGCAAAAGCTTTTCAGCAAGCCATGGACTTCAGGAGAAACGATAGACCTGACGGGTTATACAGAAGGGTATTATCTGTTAAGTATCCGTTTGGGAGAAATGTATTTTTCCCGGAAAATACAGATTCAGCGCTAA
- a CDS encoding polysaccharide deacetylase family protein, with translation MPTFARLFFAISCLVFLAACMQKPQPETQAPVAAFKPVNISWPEGKKAAISLTFDDARLSQIDRGLDFFETNGVKATFYLSTFSMDKRPDGWKKAVAQGHEIGNHSLTHPCSGNFVWSREKALENFDLEKMQFELDESNRLIYDLLGVMPESFAYPCGQKFIGRGEQTQSYIPLIARTFTSGRGFKDETGNDPSFCDPAQLTGVDMDEHDFEEILPYITSATESGQWLVFAGHEIGDSGAQTTRVAMLERLIAYAQNPENGIWLAPVKEINTYIARQRSN, from the coding sequence ATGCCAACATTCGCCCGCCTTTTCTTCGCAATATCATGCCTGGTTTTTCTCGCAGCCTGTATGCAAAAACCGCAACCTGAAACTCAGGCACCCGTAGCTGCTTTCAAACCCGTCAATATTTCCTGGCCGGAAGGGAAAAAAGCTGCTATCAGTCTTACCTTTGACGATGCGCGCCTCAGTCAGATCGACCGGGGGCTCGATTTCTTTGAGACAAATGGTGTCAAAGCCACTTTTTATCTCTCTACTTTTTCGATGGACAAACGCCCCGATGGCTGGAAAAAAGCTGTGGCACAAGGACATGAAATCGGCAACCATTCGCTGACTCATCCCTGCTCCGGCAACTTTGTCTGGTCGAGGGAAAAAGCGCTTGAAAATTTTGATCTGGAAAAAATGCAGTTCGAATTGGATGAGTCCAACCGGTTGATTTATGACCTGCTAGGCGTAATGCCCGAATCTTTTGCCTATCCCTGCGGACAGAAGTTTATTGGCCGCGGCGAACAGACACAAAGTTATATTCCCCTGATTGCCCGTACATTTACTTCGGGGAGAGGATTTAAAGACGAAACGGGCAACGATCCTTCATTTTGCGATCCGGCGCAACTTACGGGCGTGGATATGGACGAACATGATTTTGAGGAAATCCTTCCCTACATAACAAGTGCAACGGAATCCGGCCAATGGCTTGTCTTTGCGGGCCATGAGATTGGGGATTCCGGCGCACAAACCACAAGAGTAGCCATGCTAGAACGCCTCATCGCCTACGCCCAAAACCCCGAAAACGGTATCTGGCTGGCGCCGGTAAAGGAGATCAACACATATATTGCCAGGCAACGAAGTAATTAA
- a CDS encoding YbaK/EbsC family protein: MKVSQLIGSTLRQVEGHTPGMTFLLRAGYIRKPLADTTILLTLGQKVVDKIAAGFAKILNLAGATQIQLPVLPPEDFWSKSGISDVLPQDVMALFTHYITGEITSYRQLPKIAWQIRPASTSGSGSMLDVWAVAASQAELSEIMSKLHLQFAEILNNWMIPYIGIHAQPGISGGKAVGILSPYNFGKTRYLIESSDYYPAENTVMPVSKPVPPAEVFLPAEKVYTPATASIQELADFLKIPGSKTAKVVFFTGKVIRKKQPQLIIAVIRGDREVNEMAVRNHTGAVSLRPATEAEIAAVGCVPGFASPVGIRRENVIVIADDEIPQTANLVAGANEKDYHIQNVCYGRDYTADIVADIVLASAGLPGPNGTPLEERWGIELGKKIVPGTWYSDVLHSSFMSEQGKPEPFQLGYFQWDLEMILAVLSEIYRDENGLEWPDELAPFDITLISLEDSDETTEEAAKLYEKLQAAGKSVLFDDRHKKVAGPGVKFTDADLQGFPLRITVSKRALEEGGVEVKKRGAAEKKIVKIEELLTPPPANA; this comes from the coding sequence ATGAAAGTATCTCAACTTATCGGCTCCACGCTTCGCCAGGTGGAAGGGCACACGCCCGGAATGACTTTTTTGCTGCGGGCAGGCTATATACGAAAGCCTTTGGCTGACACGACGATATTGCTCACCCTGGGACAAAAAGTAGTGGATAAAATCGCTGCTGGTTTTGCGAAAATACTTAACCTTGCTGGTGCAACGCAAATACAGTTACCTGTCCTTCCGCCGGAAGATTTTTGGTCGAAGTCCGGCATCAGTGACGTGTTGCCTCAGGATGTTATGGCGCTGTTTACGCACTACATCACCGGCGAAATCACTTCCTACCGCCAACTCCCCAAAATCGCCTGGCAGATACGGCCCGCCTCAACCTCTGGCTCCGGAAGTATGCTGGATGTATGGGCAGTCGCTGCTTCTCAGGCAGAGTTGTCTGAGATCATGTCAAAACTTCATCTCCAGTTTGCCGAAATCTTAAACAACTGGATGATCCCCTATATTGGAATCCATGCACAGCCCGGTATTTCTGGTGGTAAAGCGGTTGGGATTCTATCGCCATATAACTTCGGAAAGACCCGCTATTTGATAGAATCAAGTGATTATTACCCTGCGGAAAATACGGTAATGCCTGTCAGTAAACCAGTTCCTCCGGCTGAGGTTTTCCTGCCGGCAGAAAAAGTATATACACCCGCTACGGCCAGCATTCAGGAACTGGCCGATTTCCTGAAAATACCAGGATCGAAAACCGCCAAAGTGGTATTTTTTACTGGAAAAGTTATCCGCAAAAAACAACCACAACTTATCATTGCCGTCATACGCGGCGACCGGGAAGTAAATGAAATGGCTGTCCGAAATCATACTGGTGCGGTTTCTCTCCGTCCTGCGACGGAAGCGGAAATTGCTGCGGTGGGCTGTGTTCCCGGCTTCGCCTCTCCGGTGGGTATTCGCAGGGAAAATGTGATTGTCATCGCTGATGACGAAATCCCACAAACGGCCAATCTGGTTGCCGGCGCCAATGAGAAAGATTATCACATACAAAACGTTTGCTATGGCAGAGATTATACGGCAGATATTGTGGCGGATATTGTGCTGGCTTCCGCTGGTCTGCCCGGCCCAAACGGAACCCCGCTGGAAGAGCGTTGGGGGATAGAATTAGGGAAAAAGATAGTCCCGGGGACCTGGTATTCAGACGTTTTACATTCGTCTTTTATGAGCGAACAGGGAAAGCCGGAACCTTTTCAATTAGGGTATTTTCAATGGGATCTCGAAATGATCCTCGCTGTTTTGTCGGAAATTTACCGCGATGAGAATGGATTGGAATGGCCGGACGAACTGGCGCCATTTGATATAACACTGATATCGCTGGAAGATTCGGATGAGACGACAGAAGAAGCAGCCAAACTGTATGAAAAACTACAAGCCGCAGGCAAGTCGGTATTGTTTGACGACAGGCACAAAAAAGTCGCCGGCCCGGGCGTGAAGTTTACTGATGCCGATTTGCAGGGATTTCCTTTGAGAATTACCGTATCAAAGCGCGCATTGGAAGAGGGCGGAGTAGAAGTAAAAAAAAGAGGGGCGGCGGAAAAGAAAATTGTAAAAATAGAGGAACTCCTCACCCCACCACCAGCGAACGCATAG
- a CDS encoding Tex family protein, which produces MSYTQTIAQELQLAPRQVAAALALLEEGATIPFMARYRKEVTGSLDEVQLAAIRDRSEQLQQLDKRREAILKSLEEREILTDELRASVEKAITMSELEDIYLPYKPKRRTKATIAREKGLEPLAKTILEQLSNTDPDREAQAFVNPEKEVNNTDEALQGARDIIAEWVNEDKDARTKVRDLFVRQGIVEAKVMKGKEEEGAKYSDYFEWNEPISKIPSHRLLAIRRGEKELMLTLSIRPEEEEAFFVLEKQFVKGRGPCAEQVKTAVQDSYKRLMAPSMETEVRILSKDKADEEAIKVFVDNLRQLLLAAPLGDKMVMAIDPGFRTGCKVVCLDRQGQLLENTTIYPHPPQPRSAMSTSTIHELVAKHGIEVIAVGNGTAGRETEAFLRDIGLPSHIAIVMVNESGASIYSASEVAREEFPDHDITVRGAVSIGRRLMDPLAELVKIDPKSIGVGQYQHDVDQNALKKSLDDTVISCVNAVGVEVNTASKQLLTYVSGLGPALAQNIVDYRNTNGPFRSRAALKKVPRLGDKAFEQAAGFLRIRDAKDPLDASAVHPESYHIVSKMAGDLGVTVADLITEDILRKKINLKNYVTETVGLPTLEDILSELAKPGRDPREKFEVFSFAEGVNAIEDLHEGMVLPGIVTNIVDFGAFVDIGVHQDGLVHLSQMADRYIKHPTEVVKVHQKVQVKVIALDISRKRINLSMKTGESPARPPRENRERRDDHSRRPDNRDRRDQSSSRSNENEFIRFKKDQRRK; this is translated from the coding sequence ATGTCTTATACACAAACCATCGCTCAGGAACTGCAGCTGGCGCCCCGTCAGGTGGCCGCAGCGCTCGCATTGCTCGAAGAAGGCGCAACCATTCCGTTTATGGCCCGCTACCGCAAAGAAGTTACCGGCAGCCTTGATGAAGTACAACTGGCTGCAATCCGCGACCGCTCCGAACAATTGCAACAGCTCGACAAACGCCGGGAAGCAATCCTCAAGTCTCTTGAAGAACGGGAGATCCTTACCGACGAACTCCGCGCTTCCGTGGAAAAGGCCATCACCATGAGTGAACTGGAAGATATTTATCTGCCCTATAAACCCAAACGCCGCACAAAAGCTACCATCGCCAGGGAAAAAGGCCTTGAACCGCTGGCCAAAACCATCCTCGAACAACTCTCTAATACAGACCCCGACCGCGAAGCCCAGGCTTTTGTAAATCCTGAAAAGGAAGTGAACAATACTGATGAAGCCCTTCAGGGAGCTCGTGATATTATCGCTGAATGGGTAAACGAAGACAAAGATGCCAGAACCAAAGTCCGCGATCTGTTTGTCCGCCAGGGTATTGTAGAGGCAAAAGTGATGAAAGGAAAAGAGGAAGAAGGCGCCAAATACAGCGATTATTTTGAGTGGAATGAACCTATCAGCAAAATTCCTTCACACCGTCTGCTCGCTATCCGCCGGGGGGAAAAAGAACTGATGCTTACCCTTTCGATCCGGCCCGAAGAAGAAGAGGCTTTTTTTGTGCTGGAAAAACAATTTGTCAAGGGCCGCGGTCCCTGTGCCGAACAGGTGAAAACTGCCGTTCAGGATTCTTACAAACGCCTGATGGCCCCTTCGATGGAAACAGAAGTGCGTATTCTTTCCAAAGACAAAGCTGACGAGGAAGCGATAAAAGTATTTGTGGACAATCTCCGCCAACTGCTGCTTGCCGCACCTTTGGGTGATAAAATGGTAATGGCCATTGACCCTGGTTTCCGTACAGGCTGTAAAGTAGTATGTCTGGACCGGCAGGGGCAGTTATTGGAAAATACGACGATTTATCCACATCCCCCGCAGCCGCGGTCTGCAATGTCCACTTCCACTATCCACGAACTGGTGGCCAAACACGGCATTGAGGTCATTGCGGTGGGAAATGGAACCGCCGGGCGTGAGACAGAGGCATTTCTCCGCGATATAGGCCTGCCTTCCCATATTGCAATTGTAATGGTGAATGAAAGCGGCGCTTCGATTTACTCGGCTTCCGAAGTTGCCAGAGAAGAGTTTCCAGATCACGACATTACTGTGCGGGGCGCAGTATCCATTGGCCGCCGGCTGATGGACCCACTCGCAGAGCTCGTCAAAATCGACCCCAAGTCCATAGGCGTAGGGCAATACCAGCACGACGTCGATCAAAATGCCCTGAAAAAGAGCCTCGATGACACCGTCATCAGCTGCGTAAACGCCGTCGGCGTGGAGGTCAATACAGCCAGTAAACAACTGCTGACCTATGTATCTGGCCTTGGTCCGGCGCTGGCACAGAATATTGTGGACTACCGAAACACCAACGGCCCTTTCCGCAGTCGTGCCGCATTGAAGAAAGTGCCCCGCCTTGGCGATAAAGCATTTGAACAGGCCGCAGGGTTTCTCCGAATCCGCGACGCGAAAGACCCGCTTGATGCAAGCGCCGTTCACCCCGAAAGTTATCATATCGTATCCAAAATGGCCGGAGATCTGGGGGTAACCGTTGCAGATCTGATCACAGAAGACATCCTTCGGAAAAAAATTAATCTGAAAAACTACGTCACAGAAACCGTCGGTCTTCCCACACTCGAAGATATCCTGAGCGAATTGGCAAAACCCGGCCGCGACCCCCGCGAAAAATTTGAAGTTTTCAGCTTCGCCGAAGGCGTCAACGCGATTGAAGATCTGCACGAGGGTATGGTATTGCCTGGAATTGTTACCAATATCGTCGACTTTGGGGCCTTTGTAGATATTGGCGTACATCAGGACGGACTGGTTCACCTCAGCCAGATGGCTGACCGCTATATCAAACACCCGACCGAGGTGGTAAAAGTACATCAGAAAGTGCAGGTGAAAGTTATTGCCCTGGACATCAGCCGCAAGCGTATCAACCTTTCGATGAAAACCGGAGAGTCGCCTGCCCGGCCGCCCAGAGAAAACCGCGAGCGCCGCGACGATCATTCCCGGCGCCCCGACAATCGCGACCGTCGCGACCAGTCCTCTTCCCGCAGCAACGAGAACGAATTTATTCGCTTCAAGAAAGACCAGCGCAGGAAGTAA
- a CDS encoding 2-dehydro-3-deoxygalactonokinase, producing MDKQFLSCDWGTSSFRLLLVNAESGEIIHSLYTQEGVGVLFRHWQGLNTTEDKETFFLHYLGKQVTSFHALAGSGFSPEKIIISGMASASIGMRELPYATLPFSLDGTNAVIDHIFREELCPYPVVLVSGVKSDDDVMRGEETQMLGLRERVGMDSAVCVLPGTHAKHIFAEAGKITGFRTYMTGEIFQLLQKQSILAASVAEEASGWDKNAFCEGVHRAQKQPLLQSLFSVRTGSLFGERDLRQGYHYLSGLLIGSEVAGMEITPAQKIILSAPERLREAYKTALEVFGYENQTEVLSSEENNHLALHGHLQINRSVY from the coding sequence ATGGATAAACAATTCCTTAGCTGCGACTGGGGCACATCCTCCTTCCGGCTGTTGCTGGTAAATGCCGAATCCGGCGAGATTATCCATTCTCTATACACGCAGGAAGGAGTGGGGGTACTTTTTCGCCACTGGCAGGGGCTCAACACAACAGAAGACAAGGAAACCTTCTTCCTCCACTATCTGGGCAAACAGGTAACCTCTTTTCACGCGTTGGCCGGCTCCGGTTTTTCCCCCGAAAAAATCATCATCTCCGGTATGGCATCTGCTTCCATCGGCATGCGGGAGCTCCCTTATGCGACGCTGCCCTTTTCCCTTGACGGGACAAATGCGGTGATTGACCATATTTTCCGGGAAGAATTATGCCCTTACCCGGTCGTACTGGTCTCCGGTGTAAAAAGCGACGACGATGTCATGCGGGGAGAAGAGACCCAGATGCTGGGCCTGAGAGAAAGGGTCGGCATGGATTCGGCTGTATGTGTATTGCCCGGAACACATGCCAAACATATCTTCGCAGAAGCCGGAAAAATCACCGGGTTCCGGACCTATATGACGGGAGAAATCTTCCAGCTTTTGCAGAAGCAGAGCATTTTGGCAGCTTCAGTAGCGGAGGAAGCGTCAGGCTGGGACAAAAACGCATTTTGCGAAGGCGTACACCGCGCACAAAAGCAGCCATTGCTTCAGTCATTGTTTTCCGTTCGCACGGGAAGTCTGTTTGGCGAAAGAGACTTGAGGCAAGGATATCACTACCTGAGCGGACTGCTGATAGGCAGTGAAGTTGCCGGTATGGAAATCACCCCCGCTCAGAAAATCATTCTGAGCGCACCCGAGCGCTTGCGCGAAGCCTATAAGACTGCGCTGGAAGTTTTTGGCTATGAAAATCAGACAGAGGTGCTTTCTTCTGAAGAAAATAACCACCTCGCCCTCCACGGGCATTTGCAGATAAACCGAAGCGTTTATTAA